A stretch of the Thalassotalea euphylliae genome encodes the following:
- a CDS encoding DUF4097 family beta strand repeat-containing protein, protein METLNPKLLLPLVLCSGVATSVFAEETRVIEQSFSIEQGAEFSIENINGRVEVGRASGDQIEVTATLIADSEDDLERIKVLMEHRDNEVMVETKYLKRDWGKGYSSGKVNYEVNLPANVTETEIDLVNGSLTVSDILGRIDADLVNGSIDASGISGTSKLHSVNGSVTARFADLEQVEKVKIDTVNGSIKVYLPTDAQIKVNAETMHGSIKSDFGLKVDKNLFTGKQMKGVVGSGSTKLTLDSVNGSIKVLSN, encoded by the coding sequence ATGGAAACCTTAAACCCTAAATTATTACTACCGTTGGTACTTTGCTCTGGCGTAGCAACGTCTGTATTTGCTGAAGAAACGAGGGTGATTGAACAGTCTTTTTCAATCGAGCAAGGAGCAGAGTTTTCGATTGAAAACATAAACGGTCGGGTTGAAGTAGGCCGGGCAAGTGGTGATCAAATTGAAGTAACAGCAACTTTGATTGCAGACTCTGAAGATGATCTTGAGCGCATTAAAGTGTTGATGGAACACCGTGATAACGAAGTGATGGTTGAAACTAAGTACCTGAAACGTGATTGGGGCAAAGGCTATAGCTCTGGCAAAGTCAATTATGAAGTTAACCTACCTGCAAATGTTACTGAAACTGAGATCGACTTGGTTAACGGTTCTTTAACTGTCAGCGATATATTAGGTCGCATAGATGCCGACTTAGTTAATGGCTCTATTGATGCCTCTGGCATTAGCGGAACAAGCAAGCTGCATTCGGTGAACGGCAGTGTTACGGCGCGTTTTGCAGATCTAGAGCAAGTGGAAAAAGTAAAAATTGATACCGTTAATGGCAGCATTAAAGTTTATTTACCGACTGACGCACAAATTAAAGTAAACGCTGAAACTATGCATGGCAGCATAAAAAGCGACTTTGGATTAAAAGTGGATAAAAATTTATTTACCGGCAAACAAATGAAGGGGGTGGTTGGCAGCGGGTCAACGAAGTTAACCTTGGATAGTGTTAACGGCAGTATTAAGGTGTTAAGTAACTAA
- a CDS encoding CinA family nicotinamide mononucleotide deamidase-related protein produces MLNIQLLLTGNELMSGDIVDSNSAMIAQSLAKIGLAVKRKVAVSDDINDLIEEINAISIKADVLIVNGGLGPTVDDLTAEALAQVADVQITQHPEALTHITQWCERRNFKLNAPNLKQTMLPDGCDIVPNHLGSAVGFHLRLNNCDIYCTPGVPKELQLMLDKELTPSIESLLPEKSHHHVSRYQVFGIGESSLQKLVDEKIDNWPESVELGFRASMPLLELKLTSKSEKAKAEKAACYEQLKALLGDHIVAQIDEVPLTFGDHLQALLREQGKKITFAESCTGGMLASSMTRVAGSSAVFDGSFVSYANDQKQAMLGVNEQTLAQYGAVSEQTVQEMAQGALAKTGADIVVAVSGIAGPGGGSDDKPVGTVWLAWGTSQSIQTVCLHIPANRYYFQHYVTAIGLDLARRLLLASEETPRYITERQKS; encoded by the coding sequence ATGTTGAATATTCAACTATTGCTAACAGGTAATGAGTTAATGTCTGGCGACATTGTTGACAGTAACTCGGCAATGATCGCCCAATCGCTAGCCAAAATTGGCTTAGCAGTAAAACGCAAAGTTGCCGTTTCTGATGATATCAATGATTTGATTGAAGAAATTAACGCTATCAGCATCAAAGCTGATGTTCTCATCGTTAATGGCGGATTAGGCCCTACCGTTGATGATTTGACCGCTGAAGCGCTAGCACAAGTTGCCGATGTACAAATTACCCAACATCCCGAAGCATTGACCCATATTACTCAGTGGTGTGAACGCCGTAATTTTAAACTGAATGCACCTAACCTTAAGCAAACTATGCTGCCAGATGGCTGCGATATTGTGCCCAATCACTTAGGTAGTGCCGTTGGCTTTCATCTCAGGCTCAATAACTGCGATATCTATTGTACACCTGGTGTTCCAAAAGAGTTGCAGCTAATGCTAGATAAAGAACTGACTCCAAGCATTGAAAGCCTGTTACCAGAGAAAAGTCATCACCATGTTTCTCGCTATCAAGTCTTTGGCATTGGTGAGTCAAGTTTGCAGAAATTAGTTGATGAAAAAATTGACAATTGGCCGGAAAGTGTTGAGCTAGGGTTTCGCGCTTCAATGCCACTACTTGAATTAAAGCTGACCTCAAAGAGCGAAAAAGCGAAAGCGGAAAAAGCGGCATGCTATGAGCAACTTAAAGCATTGCTGGGCGATCATATCGTTGCACAAATAGACGAGGTTCCCCTGACATTTGGCGATCACCTACAAGCCCTACTGCGCGAACAAGGTAAAAAAATTACTTTTGCTGAATCATGCACGGGTGGCATGTTGGCCAGTTCAATGACTAGAGTAGCTGGCTCTTCTGCTGTCTTTGATGGCAGTTTTGTCAGTTACGCAAATGATCAAAAGCAAGCCATGCTTGGTGTTAATGAGCAAACGTTAGCACAATATGGCGCAGTTTCAGAGCAAACGGTTCAAGAGATGGCACAAGGTGCACTTGCTAAAACGGGGGCAGATATCGTGGTAGCGGTATCCGGTATTGCAGGCCCAGGTGGCGGCAGCGATGATAAACCTGTCGGCACGGTTTGGCTTGCTTGGGGCACATCGCAAAGTATTCAAACCGTATGTTTACACATACCAGCAAATCGTTACTACTTTCAGCACTATGTAACTGCCATAGGGTTAGATTTAGCGCGTCGTTTATTGTTGGCAAGTGAAGAAACACCTAGGTACATTACTGAGCGCCAAAAAAGCTAG